A single window of Coffea eugenioides isolate CCC68of chromosome 7, Ceug_1.0, whole genome shotgun sequence DNA harbors:
- the LOC113778096 gene encoding TGACG-sequence-specific DNA-binding protein TGA-1A-like: MHSTTTQYVASRRMGLYEPMHPIGMWGDFKGNGCPNASASTILQVETNLDNQSEDTSHGTLGTPSKYDQEASKPVDKVLRRLAQNREAARKSRLRKKAYVQQLENSRLRLVQLEQELDRARQQGLYAAGGLDISQLTCSGALNSGSAAFEVEYGRWVEEQNRQVNELRNALHSHISEEELRLLVDGGINHYFDLFRMKETAAKADVFYLMSGMWKTSVERLFLWIGGFRPSDLLKILSQHIQPLSDEQVLNVYHLTHACQQAEDALSQGMDKLHQFLAESVCRAQLREVSYPQMEAAIENLEALERFVKQADHLRQATLQQMSGILTIRQSARGLLAMGDYFERLRTLSSLWTKRNSEPA, from the exons ATGCATTCTACAACGACCCAATATGTTGCCTCACGGAGAATGGGCTTGTATGAACCAATGCATCCAATTGGCATGTGGGGAGATTTCAAAGGTAATGGGTGTCCCAATGCATCTGCTTCCACGATTCTACAGGTTGAAACCAATCTAGATAACCAG TCAGAGGACACTTCACATGGAACATTAGGGACTCCTAGCAAATACGATCAAGAAGCTAGTAAACCTGTTGATAAG GTACTGAGACGTCTTGCCCAAAATCGTGAGGCTGCTCGTAAAAGCCGTTTACGCAAGAAG GCATATGTTCAACAGTTAGAAAACAGTAGACTTAGACTGGTGCAGTTAGAACAAGAACTTGATCGAGCTAGACAACAG GGTTTGTATGCAGCTGGTGGATTAGATATTAGTCAGTTAACTTGCTCTGGAGCTTTAAACTCAG GAAGTGCCGCATTTGAAGTGGAGTACGGACGCTGGGTGGAAGAACAAAATAGACAAGTTAATGAACTAAGGAATGCTTTGCATTCTCACATCAGTGAAGAAGAGCTACGTCTACTAGTTGATGGTGGCATTAACCATTATTTTGACCTCTTTCGTATGAAGGAAACAGCTGCCAAAGCTGATGTCTTTTATCTCATGTCCGGAATGTGGAAGACATCTGTTGAACGGCTATTCTTGTGGATTGGGGGGTTCCGCCCTTCGGATCTTCTAAAG ATTCTCTCGCAACACATCCAGCCTTTGTCAGATGAGCAAGTCTTGAATGTGTACCACCTTACACATGCATGTCAGCAAGCAGAGGATGCTTTATCACAGGGAATGGATAAACTGCATCAATTTCTGGCGGAGTCAGTTTGCCGTGCTCAGCTCAGGGAAGTTAGTTACCCACAGATGGAAGCTGCAATAGAGAACTTGGAAGCTCTAGAGAGATTTGTGAAGCAG GCTGATCATCTTCGCCAAGCAACATTGCAGCAGATGTCTGGTATCTTAACCATCCGGCAATCGGCTCGAGGCCTTCTTGCCATGGGGGACTACTTTGAGCGTCTTCGAACTTTGAGCTCCTTGTGGACTAAGCGTAACAGTGAGCCTGCGTGA